The Thermoleophilia bacterium nucleotide sequence TCGCCGTTCATGACGCCACGAACAGCATGATGGCTGACCTCACCATCAACTGCGTGGACGTGCCTGACACGGAGATGGCATCGATACTGGCGACCAAGGACAGCGGGACAGTGTACTTCTTCAGCATGGCAACAAGCTTCACTGCCGCCGCCTTGGGAGCCGAAGGCATCGGTGCGGACACAACCATGCTCATTGGCAACGGGTACACGAAGAATCACGCGGAAACCGCTCTCAACAGCGTGCGACAGAGCACAATTCTGCGCGAAGTCTTCGAGGAGACGTACGCGACCGGTGCCGGCGTGGCCGAGCCGGTGGGGCTGCGAGCGAACGATCCAAGATAGCGCTCGCTCGAAGGCCGAAGCGACAAGCGCAACGTGATCCGCCCCATTTGGGGCGACAGTGTTTCACGTGAAACAGGACTGCCAACGCTTCAGTGACGTACGAGACGCGCATCACCTGTGTGCACCCAGTCGTCGCCGACCACAGAGGCTCGTCGGCACAGCAGATGGGAGCGACGTTTCACGTGAAACGTCGCTCCCCACCGCTCGCCGAATCCACACCGCCACCACGTCCGTGCGACCGTTCGGGCCGTTGGATGGCTATGCCAGCCACCACCTCGAGGGCGGCCCGGGCACACAGCTGACTAAGATGACCCTGGAGATCGTATCGCGGTGCCAGGCAGCAGATATCAAACCCTGCCACGCGACTTGAGCTCAGAATCCGCAGAGCACGGATGACTTCGCGGGCGCTCAAACCCGCCGGGTCAGGATACTTCTGACCACCGTGCGCAGGGTCCACAACATCAATGTCGAGTGACACATACACCCCCTCAGTCCCCGCGCTGGCCAGCTCGATGGCCTCCTGCGCCACACACGCGATGCCCATCTCGTCAACGTCCGCCATCGTGTAGTACGTGATGCCCAGCTCTTCCGCCACATAGCGGTCCGAGAGCGACTCGCGCCCGCCGCGCACGCCGATCAATACAAATTGCGCCGGGTCAACGATCCCGAGTTCGAAGGCTCGAGCCCACTGAGACCCTGCCCAGTACTTCGGCTCTAGACTGAGATCGAAGTGGGAATCTAGCGCGACGATACCGAGCTTCCCTGACAGTTGACCCGCGAGCACCTGCAGCACGGGAATCGGTACCGCGTGATCGCCACCGAAGACGATCGGAACCGCACCGACCGCGAGTATGTCCGCGATCTTGTCATGCGCGCGCACGAACGTCGCCTCCACGTCACCAGGCACAACACTCACGTCACCGTAGTCAACTAGTCGGAGTCGATCCATAATCACGGCATCCCGGCCCGCCTCGGGAACGTAGCCGCGGCCATGCCTGAGTGAATAGAAGACCGAGTACTTTCGTATGGCCGAAGGTCCCTCGTCCGCGCCCGAACGGTAGTAGATGCTTCCCTCCGGAGCAGGCGCCGCGAGTGGCGGAGCGTAGGTGACCGGATCCAAGATCTTCACACCCTCGTATGGGATGCCCAACACAACGGCATGAGCCCCGGCCAGTCCCTGCCGGTGGTGAGCCAGTGGGGCCTCCATGAACGTTGGCACATCGTCACGGAGAATCGCGGCCATCGAACGTTCCGGTCGTCCATCGCTCGCCTCTGCGCGAGCCGCGCCGCGGCTCCAGGCCGCCCTCAGCTCGTTGACTTCCATGCACCCACCTCCGTCGCAGGGCGTAGCGACTTGCCCAACGCCTCCGAATACCGTATAAGTAGAGTTCCCGTGGGGGTCCTATCGTGGGGCATTAGCTCAGCTGGGAGAGCGCCTGGATCGCACCCAGGAGGTCAGCGGTTCGATTCCGCTATGCTCCACCATCTCTTCCCTGCTCGCCCTCATCATCGATCGCAATATCCGTGAGCTGGACCATTGGCGCCTCCTGGTCGGGAATCACGGTGGGCGACCCGCAAGCCGGACAAGCCCCATACCGCTCGCTCAACGGGAACACCGCGCCGCAACTGAGACATCGGCCATCGACCAGGGTGTGCGCCACGTGGAGGCGCGCTCCGCGCAGGAGTGCGGACTCATCCACCAGCATCTCAAAGTACATGGCCAGAGCCTCTTCGGTGAAATCGGCGGCGCTGGTCATTGTCACGTAGATATCACTCACACGCTCCGCACCGTGCTCACGAGCCACCATGGCCGCCCGATCAAGTATCCCTTGTGTAATGCCAAGCTCATGCATGCCCTGTTCCCTTCGCCACTCATCACGGCACAACTTGATGACCATTCCACGCCGAGCTCGCCGCTCTCAGATTCAACCCGCCGTGGCGCGACGGTGTCGAGGCCACCTTTCGATTGGGGGATGCATCTCGGTGAACTGATGAACGGGTTTCGTGCGGGCAGCAGGCAGAAGAACCAGACGTGATCCCGCATCAAGCGTCAGCGCCCCGCGAGAGAAGTACGCCAGCGCACTCACCACTGCGACGGCATCCGAACCGCCGCCGAGCTCAGTGACACTCAGGAAGCCATTCGCACTCAGGCGCTTGATCGCCGCGTCCAAACGACCCCAAGCCAGAAGCACGAACAACCCGTTAACGGCGAGCCGCAGACTGCGAGCATCGCCACCCAGGACTCGGCCACGCCCAGAACGACCCACCAGCGAAAATTCCTCGCCGCGACAGCGCTCAGCCTCACCCTTCATGACTTCCACCGACAACATGTATCCCCTTCCAGCTCAGCGTCCACCTAGTTTAGTCTCTCGGTCGGCGGCGGACTAGCCGCTGAGCCGCCTGCGAAGAGGCTTTCGCCAGCGGCACGAGCACCCGTCACGCCGCGTTGCTGCCAGAATCGGCATACGCTCGGAGAATACGCCCAGAGATCCCTTTCGAGAGTGGTCGAGTCAGTCATCAGAGCCTCGCGGCACTCGACACCGACGCGCCCCTAGGCTCAGCCGTCCCGACCTGTGGGCACCAGCTCCTCTCGAGAAGCAGGGCATTGAATTGGAGAGCGCGGCAGATGCGAAACTGACCGACAACGCTTAGCGTCACGCGATGAGTCGCGACCCGGAAGCCTCGTCTATCTCGGTCGAGGCACCAAGCCGAGACGTTCGCGCACTTTCCCGAGCGTACGCTCCGCGATGGCCTCCGCACGCTCAGCACCGTCCTTCAAGACAGCGAGCGTGTACGCCTTGTCTGCTTCCAGTTCGCGGATGCGCTCCTGCATCGGCGCCAAGGCGGCAATGACGACTTCCGCGAGATCGCTCTTGAACTCGGCGTAGCCTCGACCCTCGTAACGCCCGGCTACGATATCGACCGTTTCGCCCGCAAGGACGCTGTAGATACCCAGGAGATTTGTGAGCGCAGGCTTGTCCGGACCTGGCACAACCTCGCCGCCCGAGTCCGTCACTGCCCGGCGGATCTTACGGCGAATAACGTCTGGAGCATCCATGAGCGCAATGTAGCTATTGGCCGAGCCCGCGCTCTTGCTCATCTTCCTGCGTGGGTCGTCGAGCGACATAACGCGAGCGCCGACTGAGCGGATCACCGGCTTCGGAACCACGAGCGCCTTCCCGAACGCATTGTTGAAGCGCTCCGCCAAGTCGCGTGTGAGCTCCACGTGTTGCTTCTGATCCTCTCCCACCGGGACCTCGTCCGCACGATAGAGCAAGATGTCGCTAGCCATGAGAACCGGGTAGTCGAAGAGACCGACCGGGATGCTTTCGCCCTCGCCACCGCCAGTCTTATCCTTGAACTGGGTCATGCGACGAAGCTCACCCATATACGCGATCGTATTTAGGATCCAAGCAAGCTCGCTGTGAGCAGGCACGTGACTCTGCACGAAGACGATCGAGCGCTTCGGATCGAGACCCGCGGCCAGAAACAGGTTGGCGAGATCCATCGTCGCCCGCCGGAGTTCTGCCCGCTGTTGACGCACAGTGATCGCATGAAGGTCGACCACGCAGTAGACGCACTCATGGCTCTCCTGCATCTGAACCCAGTTGTACAGCGCGCCCAGGTAGTTGCCGAGATGCAACGACCCAGAGGGCTGGATACCACTGAACACACGTGGCCGTCGTTCCACGATCGGAGTCGCAGCGTCTGCGCTAGTTGTCGCTGATGGGTGTGTCACGGGCGTGGAGTCTATCCGAGCCAGCTGGCCGTGGCCACCTCATCGGAACCGTCAGTGGCATATGGTACGCTCAGCGGCCTTGAGATGCGTTTCCGGCCGCGTCGACCTCTGGCGCTTGGAGGACCCGCGATGTGCAAGATAGCCCCTACCATCGTCAATCCTGCCGGCCGCTTCCGCGTCGTTGTCACGAAACGCCTTCCGGGGTCCCGATGGCAGGAGGTCCTCGTCGCAGCAGACTGTCGACTGGAGATCCTCAACGGACAGGACACCCTTCGAGAGGAACAGTTGGTGCAGGTGATTGGCGAACGCTGCGCCGCAGTCATCAGTCAGCTTACCGAGGAGTGG carries:
- the trpS gene encoding tryptophan--tRNA ligase — its product is MERRPRVFSGIQPSGSLHLGNYLGALYNWVQMQESHECVYCVVDLHAITVRQQRAELRRATMDLANLFLAAGLDPKRSIVFVQSHVPAHSELAWILNTIAYMGELRRMTQFKDKTGGGEGESIPVGLFDYPVLMASDILLYRADEVPVGEDQKQHVELTRDLAERFNNAFGKALVVPKPVIRSVGARVMSLDDPRRKMSKSAGSANSYIALMDAPDVIRRKIRRAVTDSGGEVVPGPDKPALTNLLGIYSVLAGETVDIVAGRYEGRGYAEFKSDLAEVVIAALAPMQERIRELEADKAYTLAVLKDGAERAEAIAERTLGKVRERLGLVPRPR
- a CDS encoding agmatinase family protein — translated: MEVNELRAAWSRGAARAEASDGRPERSMAAILRDDVPTFMEAPLAHHRQGLAGAHAVVLGIPYEGVKILDPVTYAPPLAAPAPEGSIYYRSGADEGPSAIRKYSVFYSLRHGRGYVPEAGRDAVIMDRLRLVDYGDVSVVPGDVEATFVRAHDKIADILAVGAVPIVFGGDHAVPIPVLQVLAGQLSGKLGIVALDSHFDLSLEPKYWAGSQWARAFELGIVDPAQFVLIGVRGGRESLSDRYVAEELGITYYTMADVDEMGIACVAQEAIELASAGTEGVYVSLDIDVVDPAHGGQKYPDPAGLSAREVIRALRILSSSRVAGFDICCLAPRYDLQGHLSQLCARAALEVVAGIAIQRPERSHGRGGGVDSASGGERRFT
- a CDS encoding hydrogenase maturation nickel metallochaperone HypA, with translation MHELGITQGILDRAAMVAREHGAERVSDIYVTMTSAADFTEEALAMYFEMLVDESALLRGARLHVAHTLVDGRCLSCGAVFPLSERYGACPACGSPTVIPDQEAPMVQLTDIAIDDEGEQGRDGGA